In the Methylomonas rhizoryzae genome, one interval contains:
- the prfB gene encoding peptide chain release factor 2, whose product MQEINPIKYKIADLRERCASLKVYLDFDAKSERLIEVMRELEDPAIWNKPELAQALGRERAMLEGIVETLRELEQSLNDADELLALAVEEHDADTVDTVVADLEESEKQVAQLEFQRMFAGEMDPNNAFLDIQAGSGGTEAQDWASMIERMYLRWGEAKGFKTELIEESPGEVAGIKSATIRFEGPYAFGWLRTETGVHRLVRKSPFDSGNRRHTSFASVFVSPEIDDDIEIDINPADLRIDVYRASGAGGQHVNRTESAVRITHGPSGIVTQCQSDRSQHKNKDTAMKQLKAKLYEMEMLKRSETQQALEDSKSDIGWGSQIRSYVLDQSRIKDLRTNVETGNTQAVLDGALDQFIEASLKSGL is encoded by the coding sequence ATGCAAGAAATCAATCCGATCAAATACAAAATTGCCGATTTACGCGAACGCTGCGCGTCGTTGAAGGTTTATCTCGATTTCGATGCAAAAAGCGAACGTTTAATCGAGGTCATGCGCGAATTGGAGGACCCGGCGATTTGGAACAAGCCGGAACTCGCCCAAGCCTTGGGCCGCGAACGCGCCATGTTGGAAGGCATCGTCGAGACCTTGCGCGAGCTGGAGCAAAGTTTAAACGATGCCGACGAATTGTTGGCGCTGGCGGTGGAAGAACACGACGCCGATACGGTGGATACGGTTGTCGCCGATTTGGAGGAATCGGAAAAGCAGGTCGCGCAATTGGAATTTCAGCGCATGTTTGCCGGTGAAATGGATCCGAACAACGCCTTTTTGGATATTCAAGCCGGATCGGGCGGTACCGAAGCCCAGGATTGGGCTTCGATGATAGAGCGCATGTATTTGCGTTGGGGCGAAGCCAAAGGCTTTAAAACCGAATTGATCGAGGAATCGCCGGGCGAGGTCGCCGGCATCAAGAGCGCGACGATTCGCTTCGAAGGTCCGTATGCTTTCGGCTGGTTAAGAACCGAGACCGGTGTGCATCGACTGGTGCGCAAATCGCCGTTCGATTCCGGTAACCGCCGTCACACTTCGTTTGCCTCGGTGTTCGTCTCCCCGGAGATCGACGACGACATCGAAATAGACATCAATCCGGCCGACTTGCGCATCGACGTATACCGGGCCAGCGGCGCCGGCGGTCAGCACGTCAATAGGACCGAATCGGCGGTACGGATAACCCACGGTCCCAGCGGCATCGTGACCCAGTGTCAAAGCGACCGCTCGCAGCACAAAAATAAAGACACGGCGATGAAGCAACTCAAAGCCAAGCTGTACGAAATGGAGATGCTGAAACGTAGCGAAACCCAGCAAGCCCTGGAAGACTCCAAGTCGGACATCGGCTGGGGCAGCCAGATTCGTTCCTACGTACTGGACCAATCGCGGATCAAGGATCTGCGCACCAACGTCGAAACCGGCAACACCCAGGCGGTATTGGACGGCGCGCTGGATCAGTTTATCGAAGCCAGTTTGAAGAGTGGGTTGTAA
- the lgt gene encoding prolipoprotein diacylglyceryl transferase yields MDHFFIWNIDPVLLDFGAVKIRWYGLMFASGFVGSFLTMQWIYQREGKKIEELDTLLWYMVVATIVGARLGHVLLYDPGYYLSHPLKILAVWEGGLASHGATLGIIAALFLYRRQYGDGFLWLLDRVCIPTALAGALIRVGNFFNSEILGIASEQPWAVIFARIDWTPRHPVQLYEAFCYLFIYATTLQLYKKFAGKQGLVFGCFISLLFSVRFVLEYFKTEQAMYDNGLTLTTGQLLSVPFVLAGLACVAFSLTRERRKSVG; encoded by the coding sequence ATGGATCATTTTTTTATCTGGAATATCGACCCGGTTCTGCTTGATTTTGGGGCCGTGAAAATTCGCTGGTACGGGCTAATGTTTGCTTCCGGATTCGTCGGTAGCTTTCTGACCATGCAATGGATTTATCAGCGAGAAGGAAAAAAAATCGAAGAGCTGGATACCTTGTTATGGTACATGGTGGTGGCGACCATCGTCGGCGCGCGCTTGGGACACGTGTTGCTGTACGATCCCGGCTATTATTTGTCGCATCCGCTAAAGATCCTGGCCGTTTGGGAAGGCGGGCTGGCGAGTCACGGCGCGACCTTGGGCATCATTGCGGCGTTGTTTCTGTACAGACGCCAATACGGCGACGGCTTTCTGTGGTTGTTGGACCGGGTTTGCATTCCGACCGCGTTAGCCGGGGCCTTGATTCGTGTCGGTAATTTCTTTAACTCTGAAATTCTCGGCATCGCTTCCGAGCAGCCTTGGGCGGTGATTTTTGCGCGTATCGACTGGACGCCGCGCCACCCGGTTCAGTTGTACGAAGCCTTTTGCTATTTGTTTATCTATGCGACCACTTTACAGCTTTATAAAAAATTCGCGGGGAAACAAGGCTTGGTGTTCGGTTGTTTTATTAGCTTGCTGTTTAGCGTTCGATTCGTGCTGGAATATTTTAAAACCGAACAAGCAATGTACGACAACGGTTTGACCTTGACCACAGGACAGTTGTTGAGCGTGCCGTTCGTGTTGGCCGGGCTGGCGTGCGTCGCTTTCTCGCTCACGCGGGAACGGCGCAAATCCGTCGGCTAA
- the ppnP gene encoding pyrimidine/purine nucleoside phosphorylase gives MSEFENVTIVKKANVYFDGRVVSRTVIFADGSKKTLGFMQPGEYTFNTEAPELMEILAGEMEVLLPDQAWQTVSGGQSFEVPGNARFTMKVKVASDYCCSFLS, from the coding sequence ATGTCTGAATTCGAAAACGTCACCATCGTCAAAAAAGCCAATGTTTATTTCGACGGCCGGGTCGTCAGCCGCACCGTGATCTTTGCCGACGGCAGCAAGAAAACCCTGGGCTTTATGCAGCCGGGAGAATATACCTTCAACACCGAAGCCCCCGAGCTGATGGAAATCCTGGCAGGCGAGATGGAGGTGCTGTTACCCGACCAAGCCTGGCAAACCGTAAGCGGCGGCCAATCCTTCGAGGTGCCCGGCAACGCCCGATTCACGATGAAAGTCAAAGTTGCCAGCGATTATTGCTGTTCTTTCTTGTCCTGA
- a CDS encoding ATP-binding protein: MAQSEHILIGHLVEVRGDGMDARIVAEHSTSAPLIRIGEQEILAGHLGSYVVIQQTQIKVLALVYKMWERDRFDQQGNRYSDRFIALIPVGEINETNTFIRGVRHYPTPGANVFAVGLDEINAIFSKFRDYQFFIGQLASHKDYHLSLDPRALFGRHFAILGQSGSGKSWTVTSLIQHTIKAMPKTHLIMLDLHGEYCWKTADGRVESAFPTERVNYVDAMDLEMPYWMMTYAELVDLFIDRDDKGASMQMAFMREILQQLKRKEAKQIGLSGVSIDTPIYFSLAEMYMQFKTANEERKDFGKTHGALFGQFDEFLVRMQSRFNDVRYDFLLKPKKRNTSDSMADLLRQFVGLGDKKANITVVDLSSVPTDVRPAVSAQVGRLAYEFNYWNPHRREFPITLICEEAHAYIPREKGGPFEGTKKMMERIAKEGRKYGVSIGVVSQRPTELSETMLAQCSSFICLRTTNPDDQAYIRGLVPEAEGDLTDILTSLGRGEALVLGEAAPLPTRVQIYRPNPEPKSNDVDYYTGWREGPDELDVDDIVNRWRTQTRQ; encoded by the coding sequence ATGGCGCAAAGCGAACATATTCTAATCGGCCATTTGGTGGAAGTGCGCGGCGACGGCATGGACGCCCGCATCGTCGCAGAGCATTCCACTTCCGCGCCGCTCATCCGCATCGGCGAGCAGGAAATTCTGGCCGGACACCTGGGGTCCTACGTGGTGATCCAACAAACCCAAATCAAGGTGTTGGCCCTGGTTTATAAAATGTGGGAGCGCGACCGTTTCGACCAGCAAGGCAATCGCTACAGCGATCGTTTTATCGCGCTGATTCCGGTAGGTGAAATCAACGAAACCAACACCTTTATTCGCGGGGTACGTCACTATCCTACCCCCGGTGCCAACGTGTTTGCGGTCGGCTTGGACGAAATCAATGCCATCTTTTCCAAATTTCGCGATTACCAGTTTTTCATCGGCCAATTGGCCTCGCATAAAGACTACCACCTGAGCCTGGATCCAAGAGCCTTGTTCGGCCGCCATTTCGCGATTCTCGGTCAATCCGGTTCCGGTAAATCCTGGACAGTCACCAGCCTGATTCAACACACGATCAAGGCCATGCCGAAAACGCATTTGATCATGTTGGATCTACACGGCGAATATTGCTGGAAAACCGCAGACGGTCGCGTCGAATCCGCCTTTCCCACCGAACGGGTAAACTACGTGGACGCCATGGACTTGGAAATGCCGTATTGGATGATGACTTACGCCGAGCTGGTCGATTTATTCATCGACAGGGACGACAAAGGCGCTTCGATGCAAATGGCCTTCATGCGCGAGATTTTACAGCAGCTCAAACGCAAGGAAGCCAAACAAATCGGCTTGAGCGGCGTATCGATAGATACCCCGATTTATTTTTCGTTGGCGGAAATGTATATGCAATTCAAGACAGCCAACGAAGAACGCAAGGATTTCGGCAAAACTCATGGCGCTTTATTCGGCCAATTCGACGAATTCCTGGTCCGCATGCAAAGCCGCTTCAACGACGTGCGTTACGACTTTTTGTTGAAACCCAAAAAGCGCAACACCTCCGACAGCATGGCCGATTTATTGCGGCAATTCGTCGGACTGGGCGATAAAAAAGCCAACATCACCGTGGTCGATCTAAGCTCGGTACCTACCGACGTGCGCCCGGCGGTTTCCGCCCAAGTCGGTCGCCTGGCTTACGAGTTCAACTACTGGAATCCCCACCGGCGCGAATTCCCGATCACCTTGATCTGCGAGGAAGCCCATGCCTACATTCCGCGGGAGAAAGGCGGCCCATTCGAAGGCACCAAGAAGATGATGGAACGGATCGCCAAAGAAGGCCGCAAATACGGAGTGTCTATCGGCGTGGTCAGCCAAAGGCCGACCGAGTTGTCGGAAACCATGCTGGCCCAATGCAGCTCCTTCATTTGCTTGCGTACCACCAACCCGGACGACCAGGCTTATATACGCGGTTTGGTGCCGGAAGCCGAAGGCGACTTGACCGATATTCTGACATCGCTGGGCAGAGGCGAAGCCCTGGTTTTGGGCGAAGCCGCGCCGTTACCGACCCGGGTGCAGATTTACCGTCCAAACCCGGAACCGAAAAGCAACGACGTCGATTATTACACCGGCTGGCGCGAAGGCCCGGACGAACTGGACGTCGACGACATCGTCAACCGATGGCGGACGCAAACTCGGCAGTGA
- a CDS encoding nucleoside deaminase, with the protein MNYLELLAVAFAEAETGFAEGGVPVGAALFGADGRLLGKGRNRRVQNNDPSLHGETDAFRNAGRQNDYRDKILVTTLAPCWYCSGLVRQFNIGTVVIGESVNFAGHPDWLREAGVQIVELNDPGCIALMRRFIEQSPAIWYEDIGLAPPR; encoded by the coding sequence ATGAACTACCTGGAGCTATTAGCCGTTGCCTTTGCCGAAGCGGAAACGGGTTTTGCCGAGGGAGGCGTTCCGGTCGGTGCCGCACTGTTCGGTGCCGACGGCCGCTTGCTGGGAAAAGGCCGCAACCGCCGGGTGCAAAACAACGACCCGTCGCTGCATGGCGAAACCGACGCGTTTCGCAACGCCGGCCGGCAAAACGATTATCGGGATAAGATCCTGGTGACGACCTTGGCCCCCTGTTGGTACTGCTCCGGTCTGGTCCGCCAATTCAACATCGGCACCGTCGTAATCGGCGAATCGGTCAACTTCGCCGGTCATCCGGATTGGCTGCGCGAAGCCGGCGTCCAAATCGTCGAACTGAACGATCCCGGCTGTATCGCGCTGATGCGGCGCTTCATCGAACAATCGCCGGCGATCTGGTATGAAGACATCGGTCTAGCGCCTCCTCGTTAA
- a CDS encoding carbohydrate kinase family protein: MAKPALYIFGEVLFDHFPDGSAVLGGAPFNVAWHLQAFGQQPLFISRVGDDGTGKQVKQAMQEWGMNMAGLQTDSVHPTGKVQVDISDGEPGYLIVPEQAYDFIADETLQALPAAGLLYHGSLALRNPVSRQAWERLKAGCTGLVFLDVNLREPWWRKAEVLALAGEADWIKLNHVELAALQADNAPVETAMRRFIDDYRLQGLVVTRGKQGALAMDAGGHQAEVVPAQSMPVVDTVGAGDAFAAVLLLGLQLHWPLSLSLQRAQSFASALVGRRGATVHDPAFYRDFVTEWEI, translated from the coding sequence ATGGCTAAACCGGCGTTATACATTTTCGGCGAGGTGTTGTTCGACCATTTTCCGGACGGCAGCGCGGTGCTGGGCGGCGCGCCGTTTAACGTGGCTTGGCATCTGCAAGCCTTCGGGCAACAACCCTTGTTCATCAGCCGAGTCGGGGACGATGGGACCGGGAAACAGGTTAAACAGGCGATGCAGGAATGGGGTATGAACATGGCCGGCTTACAAACCGATAGCGTGCATCCCACCGGCAAGGTGCAGGTCGACATTAGCGACGGCGAGCCCGGCTATCTGATCGTTCCCGAACAGGCCTACGATTTCATCGCCGACGAGACGTTACAGGCCTTGCCGGCGGCCGGCTTGCTGTACCACGGCAGTTTGGCCTTACGCAATCCGGTGTCTCGGCAGGCGTGGGAGCGCTTGAAAGCTGGTTGCACCGGCTTGGTGTTTTTGGACGTCAACCTGCGCGAACCTTGGTGGCGAAAAGCCGAGGTGTTGGCACTAGCCGGCGAAGCGGATTGGATAAAACTCAACCATGTGGAATTGGCCGCCCTGCAAGCGGACAACGCGCCTGTCGAAACGGCGATGCGGCGGTTTATCGATGATTATCGGTTGCAGGGCTTGGTGGTTACCCGCGGCAAGCAAGGTGCGCTTGCCATGGATGCCGGCGGCCATCAAGCCGAGGTCGTTCCGGCGCAGAGCATGCCAGTGGTGGATACCGTCGGGGCCGGCGATGCGTTTGCCGCGGTTCTGTTGCTGGGCTTGCAACTGCACTGGCCGTTGAGCTTGAGTCTGCAACGCGCCCAATCTTTCGCTTCGGCCTTGGTCGGCCGCCGTGGCGCTACGGTACACGATCCGGCGTTTTACCGCGATTTTGTAACCGAGTGGGAGATTTGA
- a CDS encoding HAD-IIB family hydrolase, which yields MRRLAVNRDVAMIERILICTDLDRTLLPNGNAPESPSARPLFAALAARPEVLVAYVSGRDKTLVQQAIADFGLPLPDYVVGDVGSSVYRLDGSSWQVFEAWENRIAADWRGHDHASLHLLFADLPRLTLQEPGKQNRFKLSYYLNLDRDAAELLEIMQARIADCGVKAEVIYSLDEAEQVVLLDVLPSSATKYHAVEFLMEQLGIDPGQTVFAGDSGNDLPVLISRVQSVLVANAADAVKTQAQELARQNGTEAALYLAQGGFMGLNGNYAAGILEGVAHFLPHTQTWMQHYG from the coding sequence ATGCGGCGTTTAGCCGTTAATCGGGACGTGGCGATGATAGAACGCATACTGATTTGTACCGATCTGGACCGAACCCTGTTACCGAACGGCAACGCGCCGGAATCGCCGTCGGCCCGGCCGCTGTTTGCGGCGTTGGCGGCCAGGCCCGAGGTGTTAGTCGCTTACGTGTCCGGCCGCGATAAAACCTTGGTACAGCAAGCGATTGCTGATTTCGGCTTACCGCTGCCGGATTATGTAGTCGGCGATGTCGGCAGCAGCGTGTACCGGCTCGATGGCAGCAGCTGGCAGGTTTTCGAGGCCTGGGAAAACCGGATCGCAGCCGATTGGCGCGGGCACGATCACGCCAGTTTGCACTTGTTATTCGCGGACCTGCCTAGGTTAACCTTGCAAGAGCCGGGCAAGCAAAACCGTTTTAAGCTGAGTTACTATTTAAACTTAGATAGGGATGCGGCCGAATTGCTGGAGATCATGCAGGCACGCATCGCCGATTGCGGCGTTAAAGCCGAGGTGATTTACAGTCTGGACGAAGCCGAGCAAGTGGTGCTGCTGGACGTGCTGCCGTCCAGCGCAACCAAGTACCACGCGGTCGAATTCTTGATGGAGCAACTTGGCATCGACCCCGGCCAAACCGTATTCGCCGGCGATAGCGGTAACGATTTGCCTGTATTGATCAGCCGGGTGCAATCGGTTTTAGTCGCTAATGCGGCCGACGCGGTGAAAACTCAAGCCCAAGAATTGGCCAGGCAAAACGGCACCGAAGCGGCGTTGTATTTGGCGCAAGGCGGTTTTATGGGTTTGAACGGCAATTACGCCGCCGGCATTTTGGAAGGCGTCGCCCATTTTCTACCGCATACCCAAACCTGGATGCAACACTATGGCTAA
- the trkA gene encoding Trk system potassium transporter TrkA: MKIVILGAGVTGSSVAGALASEENDIVVIDKNPQLLSALKSRLDIATIEGNAAHPTILEQAGVGSADMVIAVTDRDETNMLACQVINTLYEKPKTIARVRAIDFLNHPELFKPGGIDIVISPEQVVTESIHNLIKYPGALHVSEFAEGMVRLFSIRVALAGFLTGKRIQTVKEKLADSMIRVVAIFRDGKAIPVNGEAVITAGDEVFFVCPRDKVRKTLMDLNKLESPIKSIMLAGGGHVGKRLAIALENNYQVKIIEQDINRAKEISNDLRKTLILHGDCTDESLLQEEMIEDIDLFCAITNNDGINLISAGLAKKLGAKKAICLINNNSYLKLLDNSEIDLAIQPKLETLGGILKHVRKGDVVGVSSVCGGSAEAIEAIAHRSQNDTASVVGLRVDQINLPEGVILGALIRDHEVIPVHHDTVFSDGDHVVMFALEKKLIKSIEHYFQPIESFN, translated from the coding sequence ATGAAAATTGTCATTCTGGGTGCCGGTGTTACCGGTTCTTCGGTCGCCGGCGCACTCGCCAGCGAAGAGAACGATATTGTGGTTATCGACAAGAATCCGCAATTGCTGTCAGCGCTTAAAAGCAGACTGGATATCGCTACGATAGAGGGCAACGCGGCCCATCCGACCATATTGGAACAAGCCGGAGTCGGCTCGGCCGACATGGTCATTGCGGTTACCGACCGCGATGAAACCAACATGCTGGCCTGTCAAGTCATCAACACCTTGTACGAAAAGCCCAAAACCATCGCCCGGGTTCGCGCCATCGACTTTCTAAACCATCCGGAGCTGTTCAAACCCGGCGGCATCGACATCGTCATCAGCCCGGAACAAGTGGTCACCGAATCCATACACAACCTGATCAAATACCCCGGCGCACTGCACGTTTCCGAATTTGCCGAAGGCATGGTGCGCTTATTTTCGATCCGGGTCGCCTTAGCCGGCTTTTTGACCGGCAAACGCATTCAAACCGTCAAGGAAAAGCTGGCCGACAGTATGATTCGAGTGGTCGCCATTTTTCGCGACGGCAAAGCCATACCGGTCAACGGCGAAGCGGTGATCACCGCCGGGGATGAAGTTTTTTTCGTCTGCCCACGCGACAAAGTACGTAAGACATTGATGGATTTAAACAAATTGGAGTCGCCAATCAAATCCATCATGCTGGCCGGCGGCGGCCACGTCGGCAAGCGCCTAGCGATTGCCCTGGAAAACAACTATCAAGTCAAAATCATCGAACAAGACATCAACCGCGCCAAAGAAATCTCTAACGATCTTCGTAAAACATTGATTTTACATGGAGACTGCACGGACGAATCCTTGCTGCAAGAGGAAATGATAGAAGACATCGATTTGTTTTGCGCGATCACCAATAACGACGGCATCAACTTGATTTCCGCAGGTTTGGCCAAAAAGTTAGGCGCCAAAAAGGCCATCTGCCTGATCAATAACAATTCCTACTTGAAACTGCTGGACAACAGCGAAATCGATTTGGCGATTCAACCCAAACTGGAAACCCTGGGCGGCATTTTAAAACACGTACGCAAAGGCGACGTGGTCGGCGTCAGTTCGGTCTGCGGCGGCAGCGCGGAGGCCATAGAAGCTATCGCTCACCGCAGCCAAAACGATACCGCGTCGGTGGTTGGGTTGCGGGTGGACCAAATCAATCTGCCGGAAGGCGTTATTCTTGGCGCCTTGATTCGCGACCACGAAGTGATTCCGGTACACCACGATACGGTATTTTCCGACGGCGACCACGTGGTCATGTTCGCCTTGGAAAAGAAATTGATCAAATCGATCGAACACTATTTCCAGCCCATCGAATCTTTCAACTAA
- a CDS encoding VOC family protein, which produces MSKFALTLHHASLIVSDAEQSLRFYRDVLGMTPTERPDLPFPGAWLQIGEQQIHLLELDNPDPTTGRPAHGGRDRHVALHCNSVDALRDTLDREGIAYTTSISGRKALFCRDRDGNALEFIERGT; this is translated from the coding sequence ATGTCGAAATTCGCACTCACCCTACACCATGCCAGTTTAATCGTTTCCGATGCCGAACAATCCTTGCGGTTTTATCGTGACGTGTTGGGCATGACGCCGACCGAACGGCCCGATTTGCCTTTTCCCGGTGCTTGGCTGCAAATCGGCGAGCAGCAAATTCATCTGTTGGAATTGGATAATCCCGATCCGACTACCGGCCGTCCGGCCCACGGCGGCAGAGACCGGCATGTGGCCTTGCATTGCAATTCGGTAGACGCTTTGCGCGATACCTTGGACCGCGAAGGCATAGCGTATACGACCAGCATATCCGGACGAAAAGCCTTGTTTTGCCGCGACCGCGACGGCAATGCGCTGGAGTTTATCGAGCGCGGTACCTAG
- a CDS encoding hydroxypyruvate isomerase family protein, protein MLRFCANLSMLFTELPLEQRFAAAKRHGFQAVEIQFPYELPAERIKALLDEHGLRMVLFNVPADDLLQGGEGLAAVPEKRERFLDGLQQACDYAVTLDALLVNILPGRCLNRARLNDYLSTFIQNLRLAADRLAGIGVTAVFEAINSVDMPGFLLDDHAKMLAVFSELAHPNLGLQYDIYHMSRMQQDCTQFLARHIDKISHIQFADCPGRGQPGSGTVDFDALFDLLRKLNYCGWVGAEYKPTGNTVDSLSWLQSR, encoded by the coding sequence ATGCTGCGGTTTTGTGCCAATCTGAGCATGCTGTTTACCGAGTTGCCGCTGGAACAACGTTTCGCTGCAGCGAAACGACACGGTTTTCAGGCGGTGGAGATCCAGTTTCCCTACGAATTGCCGGCCGAGCGGATTAAAGCCCTATTGGATGAACACGGCTTGCGCATGGTCTTGTTTAATGTCCCGGCCGATGATTTGCTACAGGGCGGGGAGGGCTTGGCGGCCGTGCCGGAAAAGCGTGAGCGGTTTTTAGACGGTTTGCAACAAGCCTGCGACTATGCGGTTACCCTCGATGCTTTGCTGGTGAATATACTGCCCGGCCGCTGTTTGAATCGTGCTCGTCTAAACGATTATTTATCGACTTTTATCCAAAATTTGCGCCTTGCGGCCGACCGCTTGGCCGGGATTGGCGTTACGGCCGTGTTCGAAGCGATCAATAGTGTCGATATGCCCGGTTTTTTGCTGGACGACCACGCTAAAATGCTGGCGGTGTTTTCAGAACTCGCTCATCCCAATCTGGGGTTGCAATACGATATTTATCACATGAGCCGCATGCAGCAGGATTGCACGCAGTTTTTGGCCCGGCACATCGACAAGATAAGCCATATTCAGTTTGCCGATTGTCCGGGACGCGGACAACCGGGCAGCGGCACGGTCGATTTCGATGCCTTGTTCGATTTGTTGCGGAAACTTAACTATTGCGGTTGGGTAGGCGCGGAATATAAACCGACAGGAAATACTGTAGACAGCTTGAGCTGGCTGCAAAGCCGTTAG
- a CDS encoding NAD(P)-dependent oxidoreductase produces MMGSKHILGFIGIGLMGQPLVLRLLAAGFDVRVWNRTAEKLATVAQAGAGICDSVAELLRQVDVVLLCLADTAAVEQIAAAELFPHAKPNTLVIDLSSIAPDATRRLAASAGESGMRWVDAPVSGGTAGAEQGSLTIMAGGDAADIAVTRTVLAPLYSRLTHMGPVGSGQITKICNQMIVSCNVMVIAEMMALAKRAGVDSAQIPHALTGGFADSKPLQIVGPEMAAEDFASVKWRVKTLLKDLTLADQIAAEHECSVPMSALAAQLMRLHAGRGYAEQDPATLINLYSNR; encoded by the coding sequence ATGATGGGTTCGAAACACATTTTAGGCTTCATCGGCATCGGACTGATGGGGCAACCTTTGGTCTTGCGTTTACTGGCTGCGGGTTTCGACGTTAGGGTATGGAATCGGACGGCGGAAAAACTGGCTACCGTGGCACAAGCCGGGGCCGGTATCTGTGATTCGGTGGCGGAATTGCTGAGGCAGGTCGACGTGGTTTTGCTATGTTTGGCGGATACTGCCGCGGTGGAACAGATCGCGGCAGCGGAGCTTTTTCCGCATGCCAAACCGAACACGCTGGTGATCGACTTGTCCAGTATCGCACCGGATGCGACCAGACGCTTAGCGGCGTCGGCCGGCGAATCCGGCATGCGCTGGGTAGACGCGCCGGTATCCGGCGGTACGGCTGGGGCCGAGCAAGGCAGTCTGACCATCATGGCCGGGGGCGATGCGGCGGATATTGCCGTCACCCGCACGGTTTTAGCGCCTCTGTACAGTCGATTAACCCACATGGGGCCGGTAGGGAGTGGCCAGATCACCAAAATTTGCAATCAAATGATCGTCAGTTGCAACGTGATGGTGATTGCGGAAATGATGGCACTGGCCAAACGGGCGGGTGTCGATAGTGCACAAATCCCGCACGCTTTAACCGGCGGTTTCGCCGATTCCAAACCGTTGCAAATCGTTGGGCCGGAAATGGCAGCCGAGGATTTCGCCTCGGTAAAATGGCGAGTCAAGACTTTATTGAAAGATTTAACACTGGCCGATCAGATTGCTGCGGAACACGAGTGTTCGGTGCCGATGTCCGCGTTAGCCGCGCAATTGATGCGCTTGCACGCCGGCCGCGGCTATGCCGAGCAGGATCCCGCTACCTTGATCAATCTTTACTCGAACCGGTAA
- a CDS encoding nucleoside triphosphate pyrophosphohydrolase family protein has product MNKHLQLVREFHDSFGIVQPVYPDSMHLADMDVVMRQALLMDCASETFKALTAGDLVKILAGLVDLAYNALAAIACSGGDVLATPASWRQDGSVLSIVKALSEKISLCASGETVHYSGLYMLCVQLVRGFVNADFDKAFEMVHANLLNSLSQGRSGGDYGERIARETLPPAPDLSDALYE; this is encoded by the coding sequence ATGAATAAGCACTTACAACTAGTCAGGGAGTTTCACGACAGCTTCGGCATCGTGCAGCCGGTTTATCCGGACAGCATGCATCTGGCGGATATGGACGTCGTGATGCGGCAGGCGCTACTGATGGATTGCGCCAGCGAAACTTTCAAGGCCTTAACCGCCGGGGATTTGGTGAAAATTTTGGCCGGCTTGGTCGATTTGGCCTATAACGCGTTGGCGGCAATCGCTTGTTCCGGCGGCGATGTGCTGGCTACTCCGGCCTCTTGGCGGCAAGACGGCTCGGTGTTGTCTATCGTCAAAGCGTTGTCGGAAAAAATCAGCCTGTGCGCGTCGGGAGAAACCGTGCACTACTCCGGGCTGTATATGCTTTGTGTGCAACTGGTACGCGGTTTCGTCAATGCCGATTTCGACAAGGCTTTTGAAATGGTGCACGCCAATTTGTTGAATAGCCTGTCGCAGGGCCGGTCCGGCGGCGATTACGGCGAGCGTATCGCGCGAGAAACCCTGCCGCCTGCCCCGGATTTAAGCGATGCGCTGTACGAATAA